From a single Photobacterium gaetbulicola Gung47 genomic region:
- a CDS encoding Na-directed DNA polymerase (COG3344) produces MTSTQLMEQICSSTNLNQALRRVKKNKGCAGVDKLDITATISMLRQSSNGQALRQSLLDGSYQPQPVLGVEIPKPSGGVRQLGIPTVLDRIVQQAITSVLTDIYEPKFSHSSYGFRPNRSAHHALAAASHYIREGRGYVVDIDLAKYFDTVNHDRLMHRLSEDITDKRVLKLVRSYLQAGIMRNGLAEQRQRGTPQGGPLSPLLSNIVLDELDKELERRGHKFCRYADDCQIYVGSEEAANRVKASITEFLEQKLKLTVNREKSAATRVTERTYLGHRFQRGGIIHISKRAQTHMKKRVRQITKRNRGRELKTVIVELTQYLRGWQHYFKLAIRKSAMQRLDEWIRRRLRCYRLKQRKRRHSIASWLRQEGVSERNAWKLAMSEKGWWHLALSPQLNQAMSTKRFKEMGMYSLRDGYESLKIYSEPPYATHACTVV; encoded by the coding sequence GTGACCTCAACTCAGTTGATGGAGCAGATCTGTTCATCAACGAATCTGAACCAAGCCCTGAGAAGAGTGAAGAAGAACAAAGGGTGTGCTGGTGTCGATAAACTCGATATAACAGCGACTATCTCGATGCTTCGGCAGTCTTCAAATGGGCAAGCGCTCCGCCAGAGCCTTCTGGATGGGAGCTATCAACCCCAACCAGTTCTGGGTGTAGAAATCCCTAAACCTAGCGGGGGAGTTAGGCAACTAGGTATCCCAACAGTACTTGATAGGATAGTCCAACAGGCTATCACCTCAGTACTGACAGATATCTATGAACCGAAGTTCTCCCACAGTAGTTACGGGTTCAGGCCCAACCGTAGTGCCCACCATGCATTGGCGGCAGCAAGCCACTACATCAGGGAGGGGCGGGGTTATGTAGTCGATATTGACCTAGCGAAATACTTCGATACCGTGAACCACGATAGACTGATGCACAGGCTATCGGAGGATATCACGGACAAACGGGTACTGAAGCTGGTCAGGTCATACCTACAGGCAGGCATAATGCGAAACGGGTTAGCCGAGCAGAGGCAACGAGGGACACCACAGGGTGGACCATTATCTCCGCTGCTATCAAATATCGTATTAGATGAGTTGGATAAAGAGCTTGAGCGAAGAGGGCATAAGTTCTGCCGATATGCAGATGACTGCCAAATCTACGTGGGCAGTGAGGAAGCCGCGAACCGAGTAAAAGCCTCAATAACGGAGTTCTTGGAGCAGAAACTGAAACTCACGGTCAACCGTGAGAAAAGTGCGGCAACAAGAGTGACAGAGCGGACTTACCTAGGCCATCGCTTCCAACGAGGTGGAATTATCCATATCTCGAAGAGAGCACAAACTCATATGAAGAAGCGAGTGCGTCAAATAACGAAGCGGAATCGAGGGCGAGAGTTGAAGACAGTAATAGTCGAACTCACTCAATACCTAAGAGGATGGCAACACTACTTCAAGCTTGCCATACGGAAAAGCGCGATGCAGCGCTTAGATGAATGGATAAGGCGGCGCCTACGGTGCTATCGACTCAAGCAGCGCAAACGCAGACACAGTATAGCGTCATGGTTACGCCAAGAGGGCGTAAGCGAACGCAATGCGTGGAAGCTAGCGATGTCAGAGAAAGGATGGTGGCACTTGGCTTTATCGCCACAGCTCAATCAGGCCATGTCAACGAAACGGTTCAAGGAGATGGGCATGTACTCATTGCGAGATGGGTACGAGTCACTGAAAATATATTCGGAACCGCCGTATGCGACCCACGCTTGTACGGTGGTGTGA
- a CDS encoding phage integrase family protein (COG0582): MAEVQAVKSRDTIQLISHLLEIRHSQQMADIWNVGLNLALRISDLLAIKFSDIDEDKLTIHESKTGKKAQIILNPKSLSIIHRIQQENPHHIYLFQSYRNQQAINSPAKPLSRRAVSKAFASIGEEIKLSLGTHSMRKTRGYHLYQSTKDIGRVMRMLRHSSEGVTLRYIGITQDDIDSDFRELVL, translated from the coding sequence ATGGCAGAAGTTCAAGCGGTGAAAAGCCGCGATACCATTCAACTCATCAGTCACCTGCTAGAAATACGGCACAGTCAGCAAATGGCAGACATCTGGAATGTCGGATTAAATCTAGCGCTGCGGATATCTGATTTGCTTGCTATTAAGTTTAGCGATATCGACGAAGATAAACTGACTATCCATGAATCAAAAACTGGTAAGAAAGCCCAAATCATTCTCAATCCCAAAAGCTTAAGCATCATTCATCGTATCCAACAGGAGAATCCACATCATATTTACTTGTTTCAATCCTATCGTAACCAACAAGCCATCAACAGTCCGGCCAAACCTTTGAGTCGTCGTGCAGTCAGTAAAGCATTTGCATCTATTGGAGAGGAGATAAAGCTTTCCCTGGGTACTCACTCAATGCGAAAGACCCGCGGTTACCACCTGTATCAAAGCACCAAAGATATTGGCAGGGTCATGCGAATGCTTCGGCACAGCTCTGAAGGTGTGACACTCCGCTACATCGGTATCACCCAAGACGATATTGACAGTGATTTTAGAGAACTAGTGCTATGA